The genomic stretch AGGCCCCTCCCCCAGATTCAATCACTTGAACTCGTTTTAAAACCCGATTCCTCATCCGAGGTGACTTCAATAGCTCTTGATCCACGATCCGGGGAATTCACGCTTTCCAATGATAAGGTTCAACTAAGGCCTAGTACAAAATATTTTTGGAAGTTACGTGGGGTGGACACCAAGGGAAGACCGTACGATTCGCAAACCTGTCATTGGATAGTATTATCTGATGAACAGATGCGTACCTTACAAGAAGAACTTCATATACTACAAGAGAGAAAGGATATCAGTTCCAAAGAGCGGGATGTGCTTGTTGCCGGTCTCTATCTGTCGTACAAGCTCTACGACCGGGCTTCTCCGCTTCTTAGCGCCTATGCCGATGATCCAGGGATGAAGGGCATCCTTGAAAATATACAGCAAAGAGATTGAGCATCTAATAAGTGGTTGCCGGAGAAGGAGAGAGATGAGAAGGGGAAAGTGATTCGGCAATCGACCGCATTGGTGATTATGGCCTTTGCCGCAGGAATGCTTGCGCTATTATTAGGGCACATCCCTTTTGTTGCGACATTAGAACACATCACAATGGATTGGCGCATGAGGTCGCGCAAGGCAGACCCGACCTATGGGCAGAATATCGTGCTTATCATCATTGATGAGGCGGCACTGCAAGGATATCCCTGCCGTTCGCCTGTTCCGCGCGAGATGCTTGCCAAAATGATTCGTTTTCTCTCTTCAGCAAACACCAGACTGATCGGGCTTGATGTGTTCTTGAAAGATCCGGGTTGGGAGGAAACTGACGCTGATCTGGTGAATGCCATGAGGGAACACGGAGGCGTGGTCATCGGCTCTATCTTTCGCAAGGACTTGAAATTTTCCCTCGACCTCCCTCATCCCAAATTCCTTGAGGCCGCCTTGGCCATAGGTCTTGTTGAAATACCCGTTGACCCTGTCGACGGGGTCGTCAGGGAGTATAAATCATTTTTTGACATTGCGGACCAGTCGCTCCCGACCTTGGCAACGAGCCTCTACCTTATTGAACACGGGTCCGAGGTTGGGGAACATAAATTTTCTGTCAAAAAGGGATGGGAAGGGGCTTGGCCCCCGGAAATTCTTCTTGATGCTGCCGGGCGTTTTTATATCAACTATCAGGCACCGCCATCAAGCTATCAAGCGCAGCTGTCGACCAAGGGGAGTGATTCGAATCCCCTTAAGGTGTTTCCGGCATCTGCCGTGTTAACGGGATTCTTACCCGCCGAATGGTTTCAAGAGAGCATCGTTCTCATCGGGGCCGGGTTTACGGAGAGCAAGGATGCCTATCCGACTCCCTATTACAGCCCGACGTTTGACTATGTATTGACACCCGGGGTTGAGATCCATGCCAATGCCCTTGCTACCCTGCTCTCCGAAAAAAGCTTGATATTCCCTGCGCTCACCACTCATTCTCTGCTCTTATTCCTTGCCTCCCTTATTGTGATCTTCGCTGTATTCCACCTTCGCGCCCTGATTGCCTTGGCTGTCCTGCTTGGCGTTGGTACGGGCTATACCTTTATGAGTTACCGGAATTTTATAGAACACGATATCGCCTTTACGCTTGTGCCCTTCTGGCTGGGCCTTGGCATCGCCTACATTGAAGGCATAGGATACAAGGCCGCGACCGAGGGTAGGCAAAAACGCTGGATCAAACAGGCTTTTGCAAGGTATGTCTCTTCTGATGTCGTGAATCTCCTCGTCCGAGACCCGAACAGACTCCATCTGGGTGGTGAAACACGTGAACTCAGTATCTTATTCTCTGACCTGGCGAATTTTACAGGTATTGCCGAAGGGTTGTCGCCAGAGGAACTCGTTGCCCTGCTCAATCGTTATTTTGACGGTGCTACCGAAATTATTCTCAAGCATGGCGGCACGCTTGATAAATATATCGGTGATTCGATCATGGCGTTTTGGAATGCCCCCCTTTTCCAGGAAGATCATGCCCTGCAGGCCGCACAGGCAGCTCTTGAAATACAGGCGTTTTCCGAACAGTTCAATAATACATTGACGGCTAAGGGAAATTCAACAATTACAACTCGTATTGGACTGAATACCGGCAAAGCGGTCGTTGGCAATATCGGAGCACACAAGCACTTTAATTATACCGCGATGGGTGATGCTGTTAATTTGGCGTCACGCCTGGAAGGGGCAAATAAAGTGTACGGAACGACAATTATGATCAGTGAATTCATGTACGAACGAATCAGGCAAGCGGTTCACGCCAGAGAGCTCGATCTTCTTCGGGTTAAGGGGAAAGAAAAAACGGTCAGGGTCTATGAATTGCAGGGAGTCAATGAGCAGCAACCCTCTGAATCCATTGAACGGATGGTACGCCATTATCAACAAGGACTTATTGCCTACCGGGAAAAAAACTGGCAAACGGCAATGGCCTGTTTTGAGCGTGCTGTACAACATGTTCCCATGGATCGACCGTCCCTTCTCTATCTTGAACGCTGCAAACAGATGCAGGCGTTTCCGCCGGAGGAGAATTGGGACGGCGTCTATATCATGCGGACAAAATGAGATATTATTCAATGAAAACCATATACCCCAACGTAGCGTTTCTTTGGATATTCATGCTCTTTTTCTTTTCCTGCATACCAGTATTTGCGAAAGGCATAGAAGAGGTGATTTATCAAGGGGATCTTGCCTTTAATCAAGGCCGATACAACGACGCATTACAACGTTATCAAAATGCCTACGCCCAATTGGCTCAAAACCCTCCTTCGCCGTTATCAGCTGAGGTGATGAACAACATCGCCGCAACATATATGGCACAGGGTAACCTTGAGGAGTTTCACTGGCACTTCCAACGTGCCAAGGCACAGAAGCAGCAATTTGCCGGAAGATTGCCCCCCAGCCATACGGATCACAACCTGCTTATCAACGGAGGCTTTGAGGATGGCTTGATTTTCCCCTGGGGAACCGGACATTATGAACGGACAGACGGCAAGTTCCAGTTCGGGATCTGGTGGAACAGCAAGAACGCCAAAGCCTTCATGAAGATTGATACGGCGGAGAAATATGCCGGTAAACGATCACTGCGCATTACCAACTATTCTCCCGCTGAACCTCATGTCTTCACCACTCTTTCACAGCGCGTTTCAGGTCTTGAGCCCAATACCGTTTATCGAATCTCCTGCTCTGTGAAGAGCAGAAATTATCCCAAGAGCACCTTGTTTTTTACCGTTGACCCTGGTTGGCAAAAACGGGATATCCGGCCCCGTGCCGGGACCTATGATTGGGAACGCCTCTCAAAAACCGTCAATATCGGACACAATAATTATATTGATCTGCGCATCGTGCTTGAAGATGTCGGCACGCTTTGGCTGGATGAAATCGTGGTGGAAAAGGTGGCGCCCTTTGAAGACCTGGATCCGTTTCAACGGGCGGAAAGCCTGTTCGATCTCGCGAAATATGACGAGGCATTGCAGGCCTTCTCAAACCTTTATGAACAAAATCCGAAGAATTGGAACCTTGCCCTGTATATCGGGAGAATTCATCTGATCCTCGGTGAGTACGATCAGGCATTTGAAAAACTCAATGAACTGGTACATCGGAAAAACTCCTTGGCAGCTGTCTACCTGGGAGAGTTGTATTATCATCTGGGCGACTATGATATGGCGGAGAGCCTGTTCAAGAAGGCCCTTGGTCCTCTGAAAGGAAATCAGGCGGGGGAAAGTCTGGTGATGAATAACTTGAGCCGAACGTATCTGGCCAAAGGGGATTTGAAAGAGGCCTCGAAGTACCAATATTCATCACTTTATGTCTTTCAACATATCGGCGATCAACACGGTCAGGCATTGGCCCTCAATCAATTAGGGCTCATGTATCAACGCAGTGAAGAATATGATTCCGCCGAAAAACCCTTTCGAGAAGCCTACCAATTAGTTGAAAAACTGGGTGACGACAAGTTGCGATCTGATATTGTCCTTAATATTGCTGAAACTGCCTATCTCAACAGGCAATGGGACAAGGCCCGGCAGCATGTCGTTGAAGTGCTGCAAATCAAAGAGGCGATTCATGACCAACTTGGGCGTATGCGGGCCTTACATCTTATGGGAAGACTCGACACTCAAGAAAAAAAATTAAACAACGCCCTGGAAAATTATCGTCAGGCAGTCAACTTGCTTGAAAACGTATCCGCAGGAATTGAGGATATTTCCCGGGAGGCGAAAACAACCTTTGTACGACAATTTTCTCGATTATACCGAGAATATGTAGATCTTTTGCTGCAGTTTTATCAACAGAGCAAAGATCCAGAATATCACCGGGAGGCATTCCGCGCATCTGAGCAGGCCCGGTCCCGAGTCTTTACCGAAATGATTACCGAAGCCCGGGCCATGCAGGCATTTTCCGCCACAAGTACAAACGAGGAGTTCTCGCAACTCCTCAAGGCCGAGCGGGAAGGCAATGTGAAGATCCATGTCCTGACCAAGCAGATGCAAAAGGCGAAAGTAAGCGCACAGCTGGAAAAGGCCTGGGTGTATGAACAACGATTAGCTGAGATCAGGCAACAAAACCGGAATATCCAAAACCGGTTACGAAAAAATTATCCTCGCTATGCGGACCTGAAAAATCCGAAGCCCCTCCATATTCAGGAGGTCCAGGAACTGCTTGCCTCTGATGAAGCCGTTTTAAGCTATTTCGT from Candidatus Electrothrix communis encodes the following:
- a CDS encoding adenylate/guanylate cyclase domain-containing protein, with translation MIRQSTALVIMAFAAGMLALLLGHIPFVATLEHITMDWRMRSRKADPTYGQNIVLIIIDEAALQGYPCRSPVPREMLAKMIRFLSSANTRLIGLDVFLKDPGWEETDADLVNAMREHGGVVIGSIFRKDLKFSLDLPHPKFLEAALAIGLVEIPVDPVDGVVREYKSFFDIADQSLPTLATSLYLIEHGSEVGEHKFSVKKGWEGAWPPEILLDAAGRFYINYQAPPSSYQAQLSTKGSDSNPLKVFPASAVLTGFLPAEWFQESIVLIGAGFTESKDAYPTPYYSPTFDYVLTPGVEIHANALATLLSEKSLIFPALTTHSLLLFLASLIVIFAVFHLRALIALAVLLGVGTGYTFMSYRNFIEHDIAFTLVPFWLGLGIAYIEGIGYKAATEGRQKRWIKQAFARYVSSDVVNLLVRDPNRLHLGGETRELSILFSDLANFTGIAEGLSPEELVALLNRYFDGATEIILKHGGTLDKYIGDSIMAFWNAPLFQEDHALQAAQAALEIQAFSEQFNNTLTAKGNSTITTRIGLNTGKAVVGNIGAHKHFNYTAMGDAVNLASRLEGANKVYGTTIMISEFMYERIRQAVHARELDLLRVKGKEKTVRVYELQGVNEQQPSESIERMVRHYQQGLIAYREKNWQTAMACFERAVQHVPMDRPSLLYLERCKQMQAFPPEENWDGVYIMRTK
- a CDS encoding CHAT domain-containing protein; its protein translation is MKTIYPNVAFLWIFMLFFFSCIPVFAKGIEEVIYQGDLAFNQGRYNDALQRYQNAYAQLAQNPPSPLSAEVMNNIAATYMAQGNLEEFHWHFQRAKAQKQQFAGRLPPSHTDHNLLINGGFEDGLIFPWGTGHYERTDGKFQFGIWWNSKNAKAFMKIDTAEKYAGKRSLRITNYSPAEPHVFTTLSQRVSGLEPNTVYRISCSVKSRNYPKSTLFFTVDPGWQKRDIRPRAGTYDWERLSKTVNIGHNNYIDLRIVLEDVGTLWLDEIVVEKVAPFEDLDPFQRAESLFDLAKYDEALQAFSNLYEQNPKNWNLALYIGRIHLILGEYDQAFEKLNELVHRKNSLAAVYLGELYYHLGDYDMAESLFKKALGPLKGNQAGESLVMNNLSRTYLAKGDLKEASKYQYSSLYVFQHIGDQHGQALALNQLGLMYQRSEEYDSAEKPFREAYQLVEKLGDDKLRSDIVLNIAETAYLNRQWDKARQHVVEVLQIKEAIHDQLGRMRALHLMGRLDTQEKKLNNALENYRQAVNLLENVSAGIEDISREAKTTFVRQFSRLYREYVDLLLQFYQQSKDPEYHREAFRASEQARSRVFTEMITEARAMQAFSATSTNEEFSQLLKAEREGNVKIHVLTKQMQKAKVSAQLEKAWVYEQRLAEIRQQNRNIQNRLRKNYPRYADLKNPKPLHIQEVQELLASDEAVLSYFVTPNQTALWAITKEEVVCFALPFGRRELLERSTRFYEVFANIADEISQFDPIFGPPDQKYRLRSAFARYSPKTAHDLYQLLVAQAESVFRTKRVVYLTLDDFLYKLPFEALLTKPFPEDHENKSIMGGSLTDAPFWVKTHTISYLPSLSVLRSLRTLEKKQQGGQEPFIAFADPVFSSDQVPQSGNTFTRSVYFRKAPTHSGKMVWELPPLPDTRDEALEVAKILGGSSEQDVYLQKRAIEENVKTIPLNQYNTLLFATHALLAGEFGPGTQPALALSFVGDQQNDGLLEMGEILGLNLNADLVVLSACNTAGGSGKDDHGEGFAGLTRSFMYAGARSLFVTQWSVESSSARTLVRNTFNQMRTQLKGDALALSKREMIKSRELLKFGENLSASPAHPYFWAPYILVGEAK